AGAATGGCTCCAAAAGCAGGAAACGCTAATGAAAAACAAGCTTTAATGATGTCTACTGCAGATATGGCTTTAAAAATGGATCCTGTTTACCGTGAAATATCTGAACGTTTCCATAAAGATCATGCCGCTTTCGAAGATGCATTTGCAAGAGCTTGGTTTAAATTAACGCATCGTGATATGGGCCCAATCGATCGTTATTTAGGACCTGAAGTTCCGAGTGAAGAATTAATCTGGCAAGACCCAATTCCAAAAGTAAATTACACTTTAAGTGCTTCTGATATTGATTCGTTAAAGAAAATGATTGGCGCTTCTGGATTAACAGTTTCTGAATTAGTAAAAACAGCTTGGGCTTCTGCCTCTACATTTAGAGGATCAGACAAGCGTGGTGGTGCAAACGGAGCAAGAATTCGACTAGAGCCACAAAGAAACTGGGAAGTAAATAATCCTGCTGAATTAAATAAAGTATTAACAGTTTTAGAAGGAATTCAAAAAGAATTTAGTGGAACTGTATCCATAGCAGATTTAATTGTACTTGCTGGTAATGTTGGTGTTGAAGAAGCGGCAAGAAAAGCTGGTCATGATATTACTGTTCCATTTTCTCAAGGAAGAGGTGATGCATCTCAAGAACAAACAGATTTAGAATCATTCAGCCATTTAGAACCTTTAGCAGATGGGTTTAGAAATTATATGAGTCCAAAATTAGCTAATGTGGCTGCTGAAGATTTACTTGTGGATCGTGCAAACTTACTTACACTTTCTATTCCTGAAATGACAGTTTTAGTTGGAGGATTAAGAGTTTTAGGGGCCAACTATGATGGATCTAATCATGGTGTATTTACAGATAACGTTGGAAGTTTAACAAATGATTTCTTCAGTAATATTTTAGATTTCTCAATTACTTGGAGTGCTACTTCTTCAGAAGAAACTGCTTTTGACGGTAGAGATAGAAAAACATTTGCTACGAAATTTACGGGTACTAGAGCAGATTTAATTTTTGGTTCAAATACGGAATTAAGAGCTATTTGTGAAGTTTACGGTGCCAATGACGGGCAACAACGCTTCGTAAATGATTTTGTAAAAGCTTGGAGCAAAGTAATGGACTTAGATCGATTTGATTTGTAGATCTTAAAGTCAAATATCATTATAAAGATAAAATGTCGGAGAAATCTCCGACATTTTTCAATTCAAA
This genomic window from Tenacibaculum sp. 190524A05c contains:
- the katG gene encoding catalase/peroxidase HPI, producing MNHSNNHSGDISKCPFHSAQKKPAGGGTTNRDWWPNELKLNILRQNATKNDPMGEDFNYAEAFNSIDYAALKQDVIDLMTDSQDWWPADYGHYGGFMIRMAWHSAGTYRVGDGRGGAGSGTHRFAPLNSWPDNGNLDKARLLLWPVKKKYGNKISWADLMILAGNCALESMGFKTFGFAGGREDVWEPEQDIYWGSENQWLGNDDRYDTSDGELEGHLGAVHMGLIYVNPEGPNGEPDPLKSAHDIKITFGRMAMNDEETVALVAGGHTFGKAHGAADPDKYVGVEPHGASIEQMSTGWKNSYQSGVLDDTITSGLEGAWTPNPTQWDHDYFDVLLNYDWELTKSPAGAHQWTPTAASNARMAPKAGNANEKQALMMSTADMALKMDPVYREISERFHKDHAAFEDAFARAWFKLTHRDMGPIDRYLGPEVPSEELIWQDPIPKVNYTLSASDIDSLKKMIGASGLTVSELVKTAWASASTFRGSDKRGGANGARIRLEPQRNWEVNNPAELNKVLTVLEGIQKEFSGTVSIADLIVLAGNVGVEEAARKAGHDITVPFSQGRGDASQEQTDLESFSHLEPLADGFRNYMSPKLANVAAEDLLVDRANLLTLSIPEMTVLVGGLRVLGANYDGSNHGVFTDNVGSLTNDFFSNILDFSITWSATSSEETAFDGRDRKTFATKFTGTRADLIFGSNTELRAICEVYGANDGQQRFVNDFVKAWSKVMDLDRFDL